A region of Micropterus dolomieu isolate WLL.071019.BEF.003 ecotype Adirondacks linkage group LG01, ASM2129224v1, whole genome shotgun sequence DNA encodes the following proteins:
- the LOC123972758 gene encoding beta-1,4-galactosyltransferase 1-like: MLQKIFYILALFAFLSLACFVVFVFNHKNSTFTFFTKPSNVNDFWDKKPEARNGSQNKTITLPSTTKILGPCPDIPPNLVGPLRVEFNYKRTLDEVREVISVPLQEGGRYKPPDCIAKQKVAIIIAFRNRHEHLKHWLFYLHPILIRQQLDYTVYVINQGGEGVFNRAKLMNVGYAEALKEYDYECFVFSDVDLVPMDDRNLYRCFDKPRHLAVAMDKFNFHLPYTAYFGGVSSLSKEQYLKINGFPNTYWGWGGEDDDIYKRIFYRGMSISRPDNVIGKYKMIRHQRDRHNEPNPHNPDKLAHTKKAMGKDGINSLSYTVKEIVKDKLYTFITVDIQAPPS, encoded by the exons ATGCTGCAAAAAATCTTTTACATCCTGGCCCTTTTTGCTTTTCTCAGCCTggcatgttttgttgtgtttgtattcaaccacaaaaacagcacttttactttttttactaAGCCATCCAATGTAAATGATTTTTGGGACAAGAAGCCTGAAGCTAGAAATGGCAGCCAAAATAAGACAATAacgctgcccagtacaaccaaAATTCTGGGACCCTGCCCTGACATTCCTCCAAATCTTGTTGGTCCTCTCCGTGTGGAGTTTAATTATAAACGCACTTTGGATGAGGTGAGAGAGGTGATCAGTGTTCCTCTTCAGGAGGGAGGACGGTACAAACCACCTGACTGTATCGCCAAACAGAAG GTGGCGATCATCATCGCATTCCGAAATCGGCATGAGCACCTGAAGCATTGGCTGTTTTATCTCCATCCTATATTGATACGACAGCAGTTGGACTACACTGTGTACGTTATCAACCAGGGTGGTGAAGGAGTGTTCAACCGGGCTAAACTGATGAATGTAGGCTATGCTGAAGCACTGAAGGAATATGATTATGAGTGCTTTGTCTTCTCTGACGTAGATCTAGTTCCTATGGATGACCGTAACCTCTATAGATGTTTTGACAAGCCCCGACACTTGGCTGTGGCTATGGACAAATTTAACTTCCATTTACCCTATACCGCCTACTTTGGCGGGGTTTCTTCATTGTCCAAGGAGCAATACTTGAAGATTAACGGCTTCCCGAACACTTACTGGGGCTGGGGTGGTGAGGACGACGATATCTATAAGCGAATTTTCTACCGTGGAATGTCCATCTCTCGACCTGACAATGTGATAGGAAAGTACAAAATGATCAGACATCAGAGAGACCGGCACAATGAGCCTAACCCACATAATCCTGACAAACTGGCCCATACCAAGAAGGCCATGGGTAAAGATGGAATTAATTCCCTCAGTTACACAGTCAAGGAGATTGTGAAGGATAAACTTTACACTTTTATCACTGTGGATattcaggctccgccaagctgA